Part of the Methylomonas sp. AM2-LC genome, TTTACGTCGATAAATATAACGAGAATGTCCTAGACTATAGCTTTCAATACATAAAGGTTGTAAGGGGTCGATAAACTCTTCCAAATCTTCTGGTGGATTATTTTCATTGACCAACATCCTGTCAGTTACTTCTTGTGTTTTATCAATTTCAATCAGAATAAAATCTTCGGCACGGTTACCTGTTTGTACGACGAAACATAAGGTTTTGCCCGTTTGTTTACTGGCAATAAATTTTTGTTCTAAGGTGTAATCAATGAGGGTTTGTAGATTTTGACCACATTCCAAATATGTCCGTTCTACCCATTCAATTAAATCACTTGCAATACGAACACCATTCATATCGACTACACCGCCTAAGCGATACCATTCATCACCCGTATAAGCATGATAAATCGGAAAATCAGGAATCAAACTCTGAAGTTTTTGTAACAAAGCCTCGTCGGTTTGACCAGGTATAATTTTTTTACAACACTCCGTTATTGCTTGTCCGGCTAAGTTAAAGTTCGGCTCAGTCATGATCAAAATTCGTTGATAAGGTTAAATTCAGTCGTTTTTGTGCAATTTCTCGCACATCAGGCTCAGGATCATCCAGCAACTTTGATAACAGTTCTGGATTAACTTTTATAGCCGCCGTATAGCGTACCAACCAATCGCAATCATTGAGTAGTAACTCAGCATCTTCTGCAGTCATTCGCTCAGCAACTATGCGGCGCACATCAGCGCTATTATCATCTGCCATTAATCCTAGGCTAACTTCAGGTAAACGTGTAGCCGTGCATTTACGTACCTGTAAGTCATCATCTTTGATAAAACGGAATAAGCGTCCAGGTGGCAATCGTTTGGCTACTGTAAGTCGCACGATATAGTCTGGGTCGTTTGCAAGTTGTTCAAGAAACTCAAGATCGATACGATCAGCAACTGTCATGCGCACTTCTCGATCAGGATCATTCAACAAGCACTGCAGTTGTTGTGCCGGTAATCTATATGCCACTGCGCGTCTTACGACTTCATCTTCGTCACAAATCAGTGCAGACAACGATTTTATCGGTGCATAGCGGACGGCAATTGCCCTGCGTTCCCAAAATTTATCTTGTAAAAACTTTTCTGCATAGGTAGGATTGATTTTAAAGAAGCGGTCAATCTGACGTCCACTTTCTGCAGAAACGCAGGTATCGCCAGGCATACAGCGGCCCATTAGCAATGTCTTGCTGCGAAACAGACATAAACTACAGTCTGCTATGGGGAGCGTAACAGGAATTTGTTTACCAGACATGTCAATGTCCTTAATCTTCAATCACTTCAGCTATAACAACACCCGTTGCATGTTCGTAATTTCGAGTTAAACATAAACAGTGTTCACGTCCATCAACTAAATACAAATTAAATCCAGGATATTTTAATAGAGGCTCATGTTCAGCTATATCATCTTCCATGCAATAGGTAAAATGAATACCAGGATATTCACTCCTGACGGTACTAATCAAAGTTTCAGATAATGGGAGTTCGGATATTTTTAGGGCAATACTTTCTAGTAATTCAGGATTGATCATAAAGGGGGGCTTCCTGTAAAAAATGGCTACTTCATTGTTTTAAGGCATCAAAACTGAATGCTGAAGTATAGGATACTGTCACAGTATCCTATACATAGATTATGCAACCAACGGTAAAATACAGTTATCTATTGGACAAACTTTAACGCATTGTGGAACGTCATAATCACCATTACATTCGGTACAGGTTT contains:
- a CDS encoding 4Fe4S-binding leucine-rich repeat protein, with amino-acid sequence MSGKQIPVTLPIADCSLCLFRSKTLLMGRCMPGDTCVSAESGRQIDRFFKINPTYAEKFLQDKFWERRAIAVRYAPIKSLSALICDEDEVVRRAVAYRLPAQQLQCLLNDPDREVRMTVADRIDLEFLEQLANDPDYIVRLTVAKRLPPGRLFRFIKDDDLQVRKCTATRLPEVSLGLMADDNSADVRRIVAERMTAEDAELLLNDCDWLVRYTAAIKVNPELLSKLLDDPEPDVREIAQKRLNLTLSTNFDHD
- a CDS encoding DUF6129 family protein, whose product is MINPELLESIALKISELPLSETLISTVRSEYPGIHFTYCMEDDIAEHEPLLKYPGFNLYLVDGREHCLCLTRNYEHATGVVIAEVIED